The Microbacterium limosum genome contains a region encoding:
- a CDS encoding RNA methyltransferase — translation MREAGGPWVERVDDPADPRLADFRDLTDVALRRISEPAGGLYIAESGKVLARALAAGHRPRAVLVQEKWLPEARALLAGVEAPIYLTDAAVAESLTGYAVHRGLLASMHRPPDRPVADVLSGARRVLILEDIVDHTNVGAAFRGAAGLGADAVLVTPRCADPLYRRSVRVSMGTVFQVPWTRLPEWDDARGILQGAGWHIAALALSDGAVGLEQFAAAPPDRVALVLGAEGDGLSRSALAAADTIVTIPMAGGVDSLNVAAASAVALWALRVPPAG, via the coding sequence GTGCGGGAAGCCGGAGGACCGTGGGTCGAGCGCGTGGACGACCCCGCGGACCCCCGCCTGGCGGACTTCCGCGACCTGACCGATGTCGCGCTGCGGCGCATCAGCGAGCCCGCCGGCGGACTCTACATCGCCGAATCGGGCAAGGTGCTCGCTCGCGCGCTGGCGGCGGGTCACCGGCCACGCGCCGTGCTCGTGCAGGAGAAGTGGCTGCCGGAGGCGCGCGCGCTGCTCGCCGGCGTCGAAGCGCCGATCTACCTCACGGATGCCGCGGTCGCCGAGTCGCTGACGGGATACGCGGTGCACCGGGGTCTTCTCGCATCCATGCACCGGCCTCCGGACCGGCCCGTCGCCGACGTGCTGTCGGGCGCTCGTCGCGTACTGATCCTCGAGGACATCGTCGACCACACGAACGTCGGGGCGGCCTTTCGCGGCGCCGCCGGCCTCGGTGCCGACGCCGTGCTGGTCACCCCGCGCTGTGCCGATCCGCTCTATCGGCGGAGCGTCCGGGTGAGCATGGGCACGGTCTTCCAGGTGCCCTGGACGCGCCTTCCCGAGTGGGACGACGCCCGCGGCATCCTCCAGGGCGCGGGGTGGCACATCGCCGCCCTCGCGTTGTCGGACGGGGCCGTCGGGCTCGAGCAGTTCGCCGCCGCCCCGCCGGACCGCGTGGCTCTCGTGCTCGGGGCGGAGGGCGACGGCCTCAGCCGGTCCGCCCTCGCGGCCGCGGACACGATCGTGACCATCCCGATGGCCGGAGGGGTGGACTCGCTCAATGTCGCGGCCGCCAGCGCCGTCGCGCTCTGGGCGCTTCGCGTGCCGCCCGCGGGCTGA
- a CDS encoding histidine phosphatase family protein codes for MTTLTIVRHGQTDWNLAHRIQGATDIPLNDTGRDQARAIGDVLAETLTSVGARIVSSDLERARETAAIIGGRMGLEPAPERVYPELRERSYGEAEGMLVADFIERFGAGPRDDVPGAESRPDLRSRALRAVRRVVRDVRAETAPAPASVVVVSHGALIRELIGHASSDVAPLPGERLENGSAHTFLVERNGMRLLSYTAVAA; via the coding sequence ATGACGACCCTCACGATCGTGCGCCACGGACAGACGGACTGGAACCTCGCACACCGCATCCAGGGGGCCACGGACATCCCCCTCAACGACACGGGTCGGGACCAGGCGCGGGCCATCGGCGATGTCCTCGCCGAGACGCTGACGAGCGTCGGGGCGCGGATCGTCTCCAGCGATCTCGAGCGAGCGCGCGAGACCGCGGCGATCATCGGCGGGCGCATGGGCCTCGAACCCGCGCCGGAGCGTGTGTACCCCGAGCTACGAGAGCGCTCGTACGGCGAGGCGGAAGGAATGCTCGTGGCGGACTTCATCGAGCGCTTCGGTGCCGGCCCCCGCGACGACGTGCCAGGCGCGGAATCCCGCCCGGACCTCCGCTCCCGCGCGCTGCGGGCCGTGCGCCGGGTCGTGCGCGATGTGCGTGCGGAGACCGCGCCCGCCCCCGCGTCGGTCGTCGTCGTCTCGCACGGGGCGCTCATCCGCGAGCTCATCGGTCACGCCTCCAGCGACGTCGCTCCCCTCCCCGGCGAACGCCTGGAGAACGGCTCCGCCCACACATTCCTCGTCGAGCGCAACGGGATGAGGCTGCTTTCCTACACGGCGGTGGCGGCGTAG
- a CDS encoding Sir2 family NAD-dependent protein deacetylase, giving the protein MVLVTHEGSLATAQVGRAIDALAGRSLAILTGAGVSTDSGIPDYRGQGAPTRTPMTAQQFLTDAAARRRYWVGSHLGWKAFSSAQPNLGHTAIARLEASGLSTGVVTQNVDGLHVRAGSSRVVELHGTMRRVLCTHCGQVFDRRDIAERVEIDNPWVAVPENVPLGPDGDVLPASTDDFVIPDCTVCGGMLKPDVVFFGEFIPAEKFREAEQLVHRSEALVVAGSSLVVNSGIRLVERARRRRLPVIIVNRGSTRADAKATVKVDAGASEVLDAFASALPAAR; this is encoded by the coding sequence ATGGTCTTGGTCACGCACGAGGGTTCCCTGGCTACCGCCCAGGTCGGTCGAGCGATCGACGCCCTCGCGGGCCGCAGCCTCGCGATCCTCACGGGGGCGGGCGTCTCCACCGACTCCGGCATTCCGGACTACCGGGGACAGGGCGCTCCCACCCGGACTCCCATGACGGCCCAGCAGTTCCTGACCGATGCCGCCGCGCGGCGCCGGTACTGGGTCGGCAGCCATCTCGGATGGAAGGCCTTCTCGAGCGCGCAACCCAACCTGGGCCACACGGCGATCGCCCGGCTGGAGGCTTCGGGACTGTCCACCGGCGTCGTCACGCAGAACGTGGACGGTCTTCACGTGCGTGCCGGCAGCAGCCGGGTCGTCGAGCTCCACGGCACGATGCGCCGCGTCCTGTGCACGCACTGCGGGCAGGTGTTCGACCGCCGCGACATCGCCGAGCGGGTGGAGATCGACAATCCGTGGGTCGCCGTCCCGGAGAACGTCCCGCTCGGCCCCGATGGAGACGTGCTCCCGGCGAGCACGGACGATTTCGTCATCCCCGATTGCACGGTGTGCGGCGGAATGCTCAAGCCCGACGTCGTGTTCTTCGGGGAGTTCATCCCCGCCGAGAAGTTCCGCGAGGCGGAGCAGCTCGTGCACCGCAGCGAGGCCCTCGTCGTCGCCGGGTCCTCGCTCGTGGTCAACTCCGGCATCCGCCTGGTGGAACGCGCCCGCCGACGACGCCTGCCCGTCATCATCGTGAACCGGGGATCGACGCGTGCGGATGCCAAGGCGACCGTGAAGGTGGATGCCGGGGCCAGCGAGGTGCTCGACGCGTTCGCGTCCGCGCTTCCCGCCGCGCGCTGA
- a CDS encoding DMT family transporter: MGLEEGIEVGGAGGVSSVRRGILLGLASAVTFASSGSFLKPLLEAGWTPGAAALWRMAGAALVLLPVLVIALRRDPGLLRRHGALILGFAATGVVGCQVLHLSAIERMPVAVALLVQYLAPVLIVAWIWARTRRAPRRSVLAGTAASVCGLILVIDLSGASFDPIGVGLALGAAVSMAVYYQLSEHAGEGIAPLTLVAAGMAAGAVITGLLCLAGLLPYAAPPVSVPLGGMVVPWFVPLGWVAVVATAVAYSLSVLAVLRIGARLAAFVGLAEVLFAVLFAWILLAEAPTLVQAAGGVLIVAGVVLVRAGTPSPDALAMPSSPSP; this comes from the coding sequence GTGGGTCTGGAGGAAGGCATCGAGGTCGGCGGCGCCGGGGGCGTCTCTTCGGTGCGCCGAGGCATCCTCCTCGGTCTCGCCTCGGCCGTGACCTTCGCTTCGAGCGGCTCCTTCCTCAAACCGCTCCTCGAGGCGGGATGGACGCCCGGCGCCGCGGCGCTGTGGCGCATGGCAGGGGCCGCACTCGTCCTGCTTCCGGTGCTCGTCATCGCCCTGCGTCGGGACCCCGGACTTCTCCGGAGACACGGTGCGCTCATCCTCGGCTTCGCCGCGACGGGTGTGGTCGGCTGCCAGGTGCTTCACCTCTCCGCGATCGAACGGATGCCCGTGGCGGTGGCCCTCCTCGTGCAGTACCTCGCCCCGGTGCTCATCGTCGCCTGGATCTGGGCGCGGACGCGGCGCGCGCCCCGCCGCTCGGTGCTGGCCGGCACGGCCGCGAGCGTGTGCGGTCTGATCCTCGTCATCGATCTCTCAGGGGCCTCGTTCGACCCGATCGGCGTCGGCTTGGCGCTCGGGGCGGCCGTGTCGATGGCGGTTTACTATCAGCTCTCGGAGCACGCGGGGGAGGGGATCGCACCACTGACGCTGGTCGCCGCGGGAATGGCGGCGGGCGCCGTGATCACCGGGCTGCTGTGCCTGGCCGGCCTGCTGCCGTATGCGGCGCCGCCGGTGTCGGTGCCCCTCGGCGGAATGGTCGTCCCGTGGTTCGTCCCGCTCGGGTGGGTCGCCGTGGTCGCGACGGCGGTGGCGTACTCATTGAGCGTGCTCGCGGTGCTGCGGATCGGAGCCCGACTCGCGGCTTTCGTGGGGCTCGCGGAAGTCCTCTTCGCCGTCCTGTTCGCGTGGATCCTGTTGGCCGAGGCGCCGACCCTCGTGCAGGCGGCGGGCGGCGTGCTCATCGTCGCCGGTGTCGTGCTGGTCCGCGCGGGAACGCCCTCACCGGATGCGCTGGCTATGCCGTCTTCGCCGTCGCCATGA
- a CDS encoding Lrp/AsnC family transcriptional regulator: MSKLDHVDLALLSALSDDPRATVVGLSERLGLSRNTVQARMAKLERSGVFLSFERTIAPHTLGFPLQAAISVLVRQTELPGIAAALAEIPEIIQAYGLSGQVDLLVHVACRDARHLFDVDARILAVPGVERTETSLVMGEVIPYRVSPLMATAKTA; the protein is encoded by the coding sequence ATGAGCAAGCTCGACCATGTGGACCTCGCCCTCCTGAGCGCCCTCTCCGACGACCCGCGCGCCACGGTCGTGGGGCTCTCCGAACGCCTGGGGCTGTCGCGGAACACCGTCCAGGCCCGCATGGCCAAGCTCGAGCGCAGCGGGGTCTTCCTCTCCTTCGAGCGAACGATCGCCCCGCACACGCTCGGCTTCCCGCTTCAGGCCGCGATCTCGGTGCTCGTCCGCCAGACCGAGCTGCCCGGCATCGCGGCGGCGCTCGCCGAGATCCCCGAGATCATCCAGGCGTACGGTCTCAGCGGTCAGGTCGATCTGCTCGTGCACGTGGCCTGTCGCGATGCCCGGCACCTGTTCGACGTCGACGCCCGCATCCTCGCGGTCCCGGGCGTGGAGCGCACCGAGACGTCGCTCGTGATGGGCGAGGTCATCCCGTACCGCGTCTCACCGCTCATGGCGACGGCGAAGACGGCATAG
- a CDS encoding alpha/beta hydrolase encodes MQSIHPYRDALSAVPVRRDEVEVLGGRTAFWVYGEDDAPHTVLAIHGFRGEHHGLEPVVAHLPQVRTIMPDLPGFGETDPIPGRRHDLDTYVAWLHAFSDLVAPGAVVLGHSFGSIVAAAAVADGLETPGLVLINPIGAPALEGPRGILTRLAIGYYAAGARLPRRLGEALLRNGLVVRIMSEAMAKTRDRGLRAFVHDQHRRYFSRFADRDVLHEAFVTSVSHDVSQPAARIDRPTLLVAAVQDDITPISAVRRLAEVFPRAQLVEIDGVGHLIHYETPVPAARAISRFLDEPAVSGTR; translated from the coding sequence GTGCAGTCGATCCACCCGTACCGGGACGCCCTGTCCGCCGTGCCCGTGCGCCGGGACGAGGTGGAGGTGCTCGGCGGGCGCACGGCGTTCTGGGTGTACGGCGAGGATGACGCGCCGCACACCGTCCTCGCGATCCACGGCTTCCGCGGCGAGCATCATGGTCTCGAGCCCGTCGTCGCGCATCTTCCGCAGGTGAGGACGATCATGCCCGACCTCCCGGGCTTCGGCGAGACGGATCCGATCCCCGGGCGCCGACACGACCTCGACACCTACGTCGCGTGGTTGCACGCGTTCAGCGATCTCGTCGCCCCCGGCGCCGTCGTCCTGGGTCATTCGTTCGGGTCGATCGTCGCCGCGGCCGCCGTCGCGGACGGGCTCGAGACGCCGGGCCTCGTCCTGATCAATCCGATCGGCGCTCCCGCGCTCGAGGGACCGCGCGGCATCCTGACGCGTCTGGCCATCGGGTACTACGCGGCGGGCGCGCGGCTTCCCCGGCGCCTCGGCGAGGCGCTCCTGCGCAACGGGCTCGTCGTGCGGATCATGAGCGAGGCGATGGCCAAGACCCGCGACCGCGGGCTGAGGGCCTTCGTGCACGACCAGCACCGCCGGTACTTCTCCCGGTTCGCCGATCGGGACGTGCTGCACGAGGCGTTCGTCACGTCGGTGTCCCACGATGTGAGCCAGCCGGCGGCCCGGATCGATCGTCCGACCCTGCTCGTGGCGGCCGTGCAGGACGACATCACCCCGATCTCGGCGGTGCGGCGCCTGGCCGAGGTGTTCCCGCGCGCGCAGCTGGTGGAGATCGACGGCGTGGGTCACCTCATCCACTACGAGACGCCCGTCCCCGCCGCGCGGGCGATCAGTCGGTTCCTCGACGAGCCCGCCGTCTCCGGTACGCGTTGA
- a CDS encoding DEAD/DEAH box helicase produces the protein MTEQATAAHVGSFAAEHLSPAYPQRAPWGTAQRLRAWQAEALDEYFALDGPDGPGKGPRDFLAAATPGAGKTTFALRLATELLRRRVVTRIVVVAPTEHLKTQWADAAARVSLRLDPAFSNRHSVPARHYHGVAVTYAQVAVKASVHQRLTEDARTLVILDEVHHGGDALSWGDALREAYGRATRRLLLSGTPFRSDTAPIPFVEYHPDDKGIRISRTDYAYGYRRALEDGVVRPVMFLVYAGKMRWRTRTGDEMEAHLGQDNTKDVNAQAWRTALDPQGDWIPAVLRSADRRLTEVREQIPDAGGLVIATDQTAARAYAAILADISGEPPTVVLSDEAEASLRIETFSASTSRWLVAVRMVSEGVDVPRLAVGVYATSASTPLFFAQAIGRFVRARRRGETASIFLPNVPPLLALANELERERDHALDRDADGEDEWALDDDLMDAAEREEKASDALTQEFTYQALGSLAHFDRVLYDGKEFGQLAVPGTPEEEEFLGIPGLLEPEHVHELLLQRQSRQSRHRKKREATGPGGEAEPADHLPPQALHRSLKEQRQLLNSLVGLYARQSGEPHGMVHAELRRMCGGPAVSHATVAQLQARIEVLRKRVRS, from the coding sequence ATGACGGAGCAGGCGACCGCGGCCCATGTCGGCAGCTTCGCCGCGGAGCACCTGTCGCCCGCCTACCCGCAGCGAGCCCCGTGGGGGACGGCGCAGCGCCTGCGCGCGTGGCAGGCCGAGGCCCTCGACGAGTACTTCGCCCTCGACGGGCCGGACGGCCCCGGCAAGGGTCCGCGCGACTTCCTCGCAGCGGCGACCCCGGGCGCCGGGAAGACGACCTTCGCCCTCCGCCTGGCGACGGAGCTGCTGCGACGACGGGTCGTGACGCGCATCGTCGTGGTGGCCCCGACCGAGCACCTCAAGACCCAGTGGGCGGATGCCGCGGCCCGCGTCTCGCTGCGCCTCGATCCCGCCTTCAGCAATCGCCACAGCGTCCCCGCCCGGCACTACCACGGCGTCGCGGTCACGTACGCGCAGGTGGCGGTCAAGGCATCCGTGCACCAGCGCCTCACCGAGGACGCGCGCACGCTCGTCATCCTGGACGAAGTGCATCACGGCGGGGATGCGCTCAGCTGGGGCGATGCCCTCCGGGAGGCCTACGGGCGCGCGACCCGCCGGCTGCTGCTGTCGGGAACGCCCTTCCGCAGCGACACGGCCCCGATCCCCTTCGTCGAGTACCACCCGGACGACAAAGGTATCCGCATCTCCCGCACCGACTACGCCTACGGGTATCGCCGCGCGCTCGAGGACGGCGTCGTCCGCCCGGTCATGTTCCTCGTCTACGCCGGGAAGATGCGGTGGCGAACGCGCACCGGCGACGAGATGGAGGCGCATCTCGGTCAGGACAACACGAAGGACGTCAACGCGCAGGCGTGGCGCACGGCGCTGGATCCGCAGGGCGACTGGATCCCCGCCGTCCTGCGCTCCGCGGACCGCAGGCTCACCGAAGTGCGGGAGCAGATCCCGGACGCGGGCGGCCTCGTCATCGCCACCGACCAGACCGCCGCCCGCGCGTACGCCGCGATCCTCGCCGACATCTCGGGCGAGCCGCCCACGGTGGTGCTCTCGGACGAGGCGGAGGCGTCGCTGCGCATCGAGACGTTCTCGGCCTCGACCTCGAGGTGGCTCGTGGCCGTGCGCATGGTCTCTGAGGGCGTCGATGTTCCTCGCCTGGCCGTCGGCGTCTACGCGACGAGCGCCTCGACGCCCCTCTTCTTCGCGCAGGCCATCGGGCGCTTCGTACGGGCCCGGCGGCGCGGCGAGACGGCCAGTATCTTCCTCCCCAACGTGCCTCCCCTTCTCGCCCTCGCGAACGAACTGGAACGCGAGCGGGATCATGCTCTCGACCGCGACGCGGACGGCGAGGACGAGTGGGCGCTCGACGACGACCTCATGGATGCCGCGGAGCGGGAGGAGAAGGCCTCCGACGCCCTCACGCAGGAGTTCACCTACCAGGCGCTCGGATCGCTCGCGCACTTCGACCGCGTGCTCTACGACGGCAAGGAATTCGGCCAGCTGGCTGTTCCCGGCACGCCGGAGGAGGAGGAGTTCCTCGGGATTCCGGGGCTGCTCGAGCCCGAGCACGTCCACGAGCTGCTGCTGCAGCGGCAATCGCGTCAGTCACGGCACCGCAAGAAGCGTGAGGCGACTGGGCCCGGGGGAGAGGCGGAACCGGCCGATCACCTGCCGCCGCAGGCGCTTCACCGCAGCCTGAAGGAGCAGCGGCAACTGCTGAACAGCCTCGTGGGTCTCTACGCGCGCCAGAGCGGCGAGCCGCACGGCATGGTGCATGCCGAGCTGCGCCGGATGTGCGGGGGTCCGGCGGTGTCGCACGCGACCGTGGCGCAGCTGCAGGCGCGCATCGAGGTGCTGCGCAAACGCGTCCGCTCCTGA
- a CDS encoding CGNR zinc finger domain-containing protein has product MAFVDIIRADAYERVRLCDAGDCDSVYIDFSRNGSKRYCDSGNCGNRMNVNAYRRRRARRGTD; this is encoded by the coding sequence ATGGCGTTCGTGGACATCATCCGCGCGGATGCGTACGAGCGGGTTCGCCTCTGCGACGCGGGCGACTGCGACAGCGTCTACATCGACTTCTCCCGCAACGGCTCCAAGCGCTACTGCGACTCCGGCAACTGCGGCAACCGGATGAACGTCAACGCGTACCGGAGACGGCGGGCTCGTCGAGGAACCGACTGA
- a CDS encoding VIT1/CCC1 family protein, with amino-acid sequence MIAPVSETPTAADRRRWARYLVDERAEARVYRELATRKSGEEREILLALVEAERRHEAHWLSLLGGEPAKLPGPGMRTRALAWMARRFGTIFVLALAQNAEGRSPYDAERFATPAMRADEKIHHEVVRGLAARGRRRLSGTFRAAVFGANDGLVSNLALVMGIGATGVAPQFVLFSGVAGLLAGALSMGAGEFVSVKSQRELLTSTEPSAYADDVLPDLDLDANELALVYRTRGLTSAAAIERARTVLEAARAAAPGDRDRAGLGSAEQHEIVGGAWGAAASSFLFFASGAIIPVVPWLFGLSGLAAVLLALVLVGAALLATGALVGLLSGAPPLRRALRQLAIGFGAAAVTYALGLLFGVSAA; translated from the coding sequence ATGATCGCGCCCGTCAGCGAGACGCCCACCGCCGCCGACCGCCGCCGATGGGCGCGCTACCTCGTCGATGAACGCGCCGAGGCGCGCGTATACCGCGAGCTCGCGACCCGCAAGAGCGGGGAGGAGCGTGAGATCCTCCTGGCCCTCGTCGAGGCGGAGCGCCGTCACGAGGCGCACTGGCTCTCGCTGCTCGGCGGCGAACCCGCCAAGCTGCCCGGCCCCGGCATGCGGACGCGGGCGCTGGCCTGGATGGCGCGTCGCTTCGGCACGATCTTCGTGCTCGCCCTCGCGCAGAACGCGGAGGGGCGGTCGCCGTACGACGCGGAGCGGTTCGCCACCCCCGCCATGCGCGCGGACGAGAAGATCCACCATGAGGTCGTGCGCGGTCTCGCGGCGCGGGGCCGGCGGCGTCTGTCGGGCACGTTCCGCGCGGCGGTCTTCGGTGCGAACGACGGTCTCGTCTCGAACCTCGCCCTCGTGATGGGCATCGGGGCTACGGGCGTCGCACCGCAGTTCGTGCTCTTCAGCGGTGTCGCGGGGCTGCTGGCGGGCGCACTCTCGATGGGGGCGGGCGAATTCGTCTCGGTCAAGTCGCAGCGCGAGCTGCTGACGTCCACCGAGCCCAGCGCGTACGCCGACGACGTGCTGCCCGATCTGGACCTGGACGCGAACGAGCTCGCGCTCGTGTACCGCACCCGCGGACTGACGAGCGCGGCGGCGATCGAACGCGCGCGCACCGTCCTGGAGGCCGCTCGCGCGGCGGCACCCGGAGACCGGGATCGCGCAGGCCTCGGCAGCGCCGAACAGCACGAGATCGTCGGGGGTGCGTGGGGGGCCGCGGCATCCAGCTTCCTGTTCTTCGCCTCCGGCGCGATCATTCCCGTGGTGCCTTGGCTGTTCGGGCTGTCCGGGCTCGCAGCAGTCCTGCTCGCGCTCGTGCTGGTGGGGGCCGCGCTGCTGGCGACGGGCGCGCTCGTGGGCCTGCTCTCGGGGGCGCCGCCGCTTCGACGCGCGCTTCGTCAGCTGGCGATCGGCTTCGGGGCGGCCGCCGTGACGTATGCGCTCGGGCTGCTCTTCGGCGTATCCGCGGCCTGA
- a CDS encoding SGNH/GDSL hydrolase family protein, giving the protein MSSEETDLPHRTPYIANTGAHPWRRFVAIGDSFTEGIGDPEPSLEGGHRGWADRVAEVLAMQVDDFAYANLAVRGRLIGRIVEEQVEPALALTPDLVTFCAGGNDIIRPGADPDAVAATFEDGVARLSSRGATVVVFTGIDVAWQPVFRSMRGKIAIYNENLRAIADRYDCIVADQWALKEIQDPRFFDADRLHLNSLGHHEVARMVLRALNVPNDLVPMQPDPLPVTTWRTARVGDLVWARTHLVPWVLRRLRHQSSGDEVTAKRPDALPYNRLTARASAER; this is encoded by the coding sequence ATGTCGTCGGAGGAGACGGATCTTCCTCACCGCACGCCCTACATCGCCAACACCGGAGCCCACCCCTGGCGCCGGTTCGTCGCGATCGGCGACTCCTTCACCGAGGGGATCGGCGATCCCGAGCCGAGCCTGGAGGGCGGGCACCGCGGCTGGGCCGATCGCGTCGCGGAGGTGCTCGCCATGCAGGTCGACGACTTCGCATACGCCAATCTCGCGGTCCGGGGGCGCCTGATCGGCCGCATCGTCGAGGAGCAGGTGGAGCCGGCCCTCGCGCTGACCCCCGACCTCGTGACGTTCTGCGCCGGCGGCAATGACATCATCCGCCCCGGCGCCGACCCCGACGCGGTGGCCGCCACCTTCGAGGACGGCGTCGCGCGGCTGTCCTCCCGGGGCGCGACGGTGGTCGTGTTCACCGGCATCGACGTCGCGTGGCAGCCGGTGTTCCGCTCGATGCGGGGCAAGATCGCCATCTACAACGAGAACCTGCGCGCCATCGCCGACAGGTACGACTGCATCGTCGCCGATCAGTGGGCGCTGAAGGAGATCCAGGATCCGCGCTTCTTCGACGCCGACCGTCTGCACCTGAACTCGCTCGGCCACCACGAGGTCGCGCGCATGGTGCTGCGCGCGCTGAACGTCCCGAACGACCTCGTGCCCATGCAGCCGGATCCCCTGCCGGTCACGACGTGGCGCACGGCGCGGGTCGGCGACCTGGTGTGGGCGCGCACCCACCTCGTGCCCTGGGTGCTGCGTCGCCTGCGGCACCAGTCCTCCGGCGACGAGGTCACGGCGAAGCGACCGGACGCACTGCCGTACAACCGCCTGACCGCACGCGCCTCGGCGGAGCGGTAG
- a CDS encoding alkaline phosphatase family protein: MDDGREDSPGGKPVRDVTEARESRPRERSRRDFLRAGGLTAAGFIAGAAAGGAVGAAIGGSVAEGSPGAAPDVRDEPGFAHVVVLMGENRSFDNMLGWLYTPDTLPAGQSFEGLAFGDYSNPAPDGTPVPAHVYSGATDTIMGLPNPDPGEEYPHVNTQLFGIVDPAENSRLWVEEMSHPYNSPSVGATPTMDGFLRDYRINYERLNRGTAPTDDQANQIMGGFSPDMLPVLSTLAREFAVFDHWFAAVPSQTYCNRSFFHASTSHGFVTNKHGGGYGKWLDADPAPTIFNRLEEAGQSWRIYFDELQLVSLTGVMHAPVLEEYWKTGRFAYMTQFFEDAASGALPAYAFIEPRMVYNHNDFHPPFGTLRESDVDGEYLADSAVSDVRAGEALVASVYDAIRTSSAPNGSNALNTLLLITFDEHGGTYDHVPPPTATPPHADAPAGEMGFTFDRLGARVPAIAVSAYTRAGTIIQDEMHHAAVIRTLCRLHGLQPLTRRDAAANDLFSVVNLDAPRDPATWPLVHPMWVQPNAEEDSLADLAHGKHRLKPLSQPGKGLLGLLLARYGPPDTPEPQTYADAYEVLRTHGLGLFFPKTDATPAATPSPSTASPA, translated from the coding sequence ATGGACGACGGCAGGGAGGACTCGCCCGGCGGGAAGCCCGTCCGTGATGTGACCGAGGCGCGTGAGAGCCGCCCGCGCGAGCGGAGCCGCCGCGACTTCCTGCGCGCCGGGGGTCTCACCGCGGCCGGCTTCATCGCGGGGGCGGCGGCGGGTGGCGCTGTCGGCGCCGCGATCGGGGGCTCGGTAGCCGAGGGCTCACCCGGCGCCGCCCCGGACGTGCGCGACGAACCCGGATTCGCGCACGTCGTCGTGCTCATGGGTGAGAACCGTTCGTTCGACAACATGCTCGGCTGGCTCTACACGCCCGATACCCTCCCCGCCGGCCAGAGCTTCGAGGGGCTCGCATTCGGCGACTACTCCAACCCCGCTCCGGACGGCACGCCGGTGCCCGCGCACGTCTACAGCGGCGCGACCGACACGATCATGGGTCTTCCGAACCCCGACCCCGGCGAGGAGTACCCGCACGTCAACACGCAGCTCTTCGGGATCGTCGATCCCGCGGAGAACTCGCGGCTCTGGGTCGAGGAGATGAGTCATCCCTACAACTCCCCCTCGGTGGGAGCGACACCGACGATGGACGGCTTCCTGCGCGACTACCGGATCAACTACGAGCGGCTCAACCGCGGCACCGCACCGACGGACGATCAGGCCAACCAGATCATGGGCGGTTTCTCCCCCGACATGCTCCCCGTGCTCTCCACGCTCGCTCGCGAGTTCGCGGTGTTCGATCACTGGTTCGCGGCCGTGCCGAGTCAGACCTACTGCAACCGTTCGTTCTTCCACGCGTCGACTTCGCACGGCTTCGTCACGAACAAGCACGGCGGCGGGTACGGAAAGTGGCTGGACGCCGACCCGGCGCCGACCATCTTCAACCGGCTCGAGGAGGCCGGGCAGTCGTGGCGGATCTACTTCGACGAACTCCAGCTGGTCTCCCTCACGGGCGTCATGCACGCTCCAGTGCTGGAGGAGTACTGGAAAACCGGCCGCTTCGCCTACATGACGCAGTTCTTCGAGGATGCCGCGTCCGGCGCCCTTCCCGCCTACGCGTTCATCGAGCCGCGGATGGTCTACAACCACAACGACTTCCACCCGCCGTTCGGGACGCTCCGGGAGAGCGACGTCGACGGGGAGTACCTCGCCGACTCCGCCGTCTCCGATGTGCGGGCCGGCGAGGCCCTCGTCGCGAGCGTCTACGACGCCATCCGCACGAGCTCCGCGCCGAACGGCTCGAATGCGCTGAACACGCTGCTGCTCATCACCTTCGACGAGCACGGCGGGACGTACGATCACGTCCCGCCGCCGACGGCGACACCCCCGCACGCGGATGCGCCCGCGGGCGAGATGGGTTTCACGTTCGACCGGCTCGGTGCACGGGTCCCCGCCATCGCGGTATCGGCGTACACGCGGGCGGGCACGATCATCCAGGACGAGATGCATCATGCCGCCGTCATCCGCACCCTCTGTCGCCTGCACGGGCTGCAGCCCCTGACGCGCCGCGATGCGGCCGCGAACGATCTCTTCTCCGTCGTGAACCTGGACGCGCCCCGCGACCCCGCCACGTGGCCCCTCGTGCACCCCATGTGGGTGCAACCGAACGCGGAGGAGGACTCCCTCGCCGACCTCGCACACGGCAAGCACCGCCTCAAGCCGCTGAGCCAACCCGGCAAGGGACTGCTCGGGCTCCTCCTCGCCCGCTACGGGCCACCGGACACCCCGGAGCCGCAGACGTATGCGGATGCCTACGAGGTGCTCCGCACCCACGGCCTCGGTCTCTTCTTCCCCAAGACCGACGCGACCCCGGCGGCCACTCCCTCCCCGAGCACCGCTTCTCCGGCCTAG